In Roseomonas fluvialis, one genomic interval encodes:
- a CDS encoding ABC transporter substrate-binding protein, which translates to MLQPTTGRRGVLAAGTALAASGIIRPPEARAARALDIVLESEVVILDPHVITAAITRTFATHVFDTLFAMDDRGQIRPQMVEAWESSADRLTWRFRLRDGLKWHDGAPVTATDCVLSLNRWAPRDPLGRMLQAATASLEATDPRTFVLVLKEPFPLLLQVLGKPNAPLPVMMPERLARVPNTQRITEIVGSGPFRFRADLWRPGNLMVLERFADYVPRAEPPDFLAGGKRVKIDQLNLRVMPDQLTGANALMQGEIHYMQYLPFDLLPRLERARGVQLLGLGGLHQFQGNFRLNHAVAPFDNPAIRRVLWKLADQTAVLTAIGVPERFRAPQCPSFWMCDAPYSSTAGAAGARVDIEGARAELRAAGYRGEPVIAMEVAGSISQTASMVLVQNMKLAGFNVDQQVMDWGTVLARRVRRDGWSMFSVYSNGTDMFSPLTHFYVASTCADFPGWSCDDRIPALLQSFARAEDEAARARVAAEIQTIAYDLTPAVMWGQFTIPAGYRTSLTNLIRSSYPMFWEVELAG; encoded by the coding sequence ATGCTGCAACCAACAACGGGGCGCCGGGGCGTGCTGGCAGCGGGCACGGCGCTTGCGGCCTCCGGCATCATTCGCCCGCCCGAGGCACGCGCCGCGAGGGCACTCGACATCGTGCTGGAATCCGAGGTCGTCATCCTCGACCCGCATGTCATCACTGCGGCGATCACGCGTACCTTCGCGACGCATGTGTTCGACACGCTGTTCGCGATGGATGATCGCGGCCAGATCCGCCCGCAGATGGTCGAGGCGTGGGAGAGTTCGGCCGACCGCCTGACGTGGCGCTTCCGGCTGCGCGACGGCCTGAAGTGGCACGACGGCGCGCCGGTGACCGCGACGGACTGCGTCCTGTCGCTGAACCGCTGGGCGCCGCGCGATCCGCTCGGGCGGATGCTGCAGGCTGCGACCGCGTCGCTCGAGGCGACCGACCCACGGACCTTCGTGCTGGTGCTGAAGGAACCCTTCCCGCTGCTGCTGCAGGTGCTCGGCAAGCCGAACGCGCCGCTGCCGGTGATGATGCCCGAACGCCTGGCGCGCGTGCCGAACACGCAACGCATAACCGAGATCGTCGGCTCCGGCCCCTTCCGCTTTCGCGCGGATCTCTGGCGACCGGGCAATCTCATGGTGCTGGAACGCTTCGCCGACTACGTGCCGCGCGCCGAACCGCCAGACTTCCTGGCCGGCGGCAAGCGCGTGAAGATCGACCAACTGAACCTCCGCGTCATGCCCGACCAGCTGACCGGCGCCAATGCCCTGATGCAGGGCGAGATCCACTATATGCAGTACCTCCCCTTCGACCTGCTGCCGCGGCTCGAACGCGCGCGCGGCGTGCAGTTGCTGGGCCTGGGTGGACTGCATCAGTTCCAGGGCAATTTCCGGCTGAACCATGCGGTCGCGCCCTTCGACAACCCGGCGATCCGCCGCGTACTGTGGAAGCTCGCGGACCAGACGGCGGTGCTGACCGCGATCGGCGTGCCCGAGCGCTTCCGCGCGCCGCAATGCCCGTCCTTCTGGATGTGCGACGCGCCCTATTCCTCGACGGCCGGTGCTGCCGGCGCGCGGGTGGATATCGAAGGCGCGCGCGCCGAGCTCCGTGCAGCCGGCTATCGTGGCGAACCCGTGATCGCCATGGAGGTCGCCGGGTCGATCAGCCAGACCGCGTCGATGGTGCTGGTGCAGAACATGAAGCTGGCCGGCTTCAACGTTGACCAGCAGGTGATGGACTGGGGCACCGTCCTGGCGCGGCGCGTGCGGCGCGACGGATGGTCGATGTTCTCGGTCTATTCGAACGGCACGGACATGTTCTCCCCGCTCACGCATTTCTACGTCGCCTCCACCTGCGCGGACTTCCCCGGCTGGTCCTGCGACGACCGCATCCCCGCGCTGCTGCAGTCCTTCGCGCGCGCCGAGGACGAGGCGGCGCGCGCGCGCGTCGCGGCCGAAATCCAGACCATCGCCTATGACCTGACACCGGCGGTGATGTGGGGGCAGTTCACCATCCCGGCGGGTTACCGCACCTCGCTCACCAACCTCATCCGTTCGTCCTACCCGATGTTCTGGGAGGTCGAACTCGCCGGATGA
- a CDS encoding penicillin acylase family protein — translation MTPDALRAALPPLDGTLRIPGLIDAVEVFRDPEGIPHIRARSAQDAFLAQGFVHAQDRLFQMELNLRRALGRSAEWLGAPAAGMDMLCRRLGMEAACRRDVAALGAEARGMLEAYVAGVNAFVASGAPLPVEYAMLGATPQRWEAWHPIAVMRRLGLLMGSVWFKLWRAAALPLVGAEQAAKLRYEDGGIDLLCIPPGVEAARWTATLADLAPAVAALLDSAAPDATGGGSNNWVMAPARSPTGRPLLAGDPHRLFEIPNMYAQGHLACDAFDVVGLTVPGVPGFPHFAHNGRVAWCVTHAFVDIHDLFVERFDAGAAHYLHRDAWLPVRRRRESIAVRGGATQEIEVIETSHGPVIAGDPLSGHAIALRSVQFAEADLSFDCLPRMLRAGTVPDLFEATRGWGLIDHNLVAADTAGRIGHLVRAMVPRRPRANGWLPVPGWTGAHDWQGWIPFEAMPRQIDPAGGVIVTANNRVVADSGPDYLCTDCHPPTRARRIAALLAEPATMPEAIHADTLSANAVLLRGKVGALPASADPAVAALRDRLLAWDGRMAQGSTAASDYIAVRLALTRILAERSGLGTLTGSALLTVPPGVVPLNQLWWTLPALLRADDATLLGGWTWTQALQAALAAAAADPIAAQPWGEAHRPHLAHPLSALFPDAATLLNAPARAIGGDGDTVFANGLLPSGGPRATYGALARYVFDVGDWEKSRWTVFHGASGHPGSAHYTDQHAAWAEARLTPMRYGWEAIAASASARQALTPR, via the coding sequence ATGACGCCCGACGCATTGCGCGCGGCTTTGCCGCCGCTGGACGGTACGCTGCGCATCCCCGGCCTGATCGACGCGGTCGAGGTCTTCCGCGACCCCGAGGGCATCCCGCATATTCGTGCGCGTAGCGCGCAGGATGCCTTCCTGGCGCAGGGCTTCGTGCATGCGCAGGACCGGCTGTTCCAGATGGAGCTCAACCTGCGTCGTGCGCTCGGGCGCAGTGCCGAATGGCTCGGCGCGCCCGCCGCGGGGATGGACATGCTGTGCCGCCGGCTCGGCATGGAGGCTGCCTGCCGGCGCGACGTCGCGGCCCTTGGCGCCGAGGCGCGCGGCATGCTCGAGGCCTATGTCGCGGGGGTGAACGCCTTCGTCGCATCGGGCGCGCCACTGCCGGTCGAATACGCGATGCTCGGTGCCACGCCGCAGCGCTGGGAGGCCTGGCATCCGATCGCGGTCATGCGCCGGCTCGGCCTGTTGATGGGCTCGGTCTGGTTCAAGCTGTGGCGCGCCGCGGCCCTGCCGCTGGTCGGTGCGGAGCAGGCTGCGAAGCTGCGCTACGAGGATGGCGGGATCGACCTGCTGTGCATCCCGCCGGGTGTCGAGGCCGCACGCTGGACCGCGACGCTGGCCGACCTGGCGCCCGCTGTCGCGGCATTGCTCGACAGTGCGGCGCCGGACGCGACGGGCGGCGGCAGCAACAACTGGGTGATGGCGCCGGCGCGCAGCCCGACCGGTCGCCCGCTGCTCGCGGGGGATCCGCACCGGTTGTTCGAGATCCCGAACATGTATGCGCAGGGCCACTTGGCCTGCGATGCCTTCGACGTGGTCGGCCTCACCGTGCCGGGCGTGCCGGGATTCCCGCACTTCGCGCATAACGGGCGGGTGGCGTGGTGCGTGACGCACGCCTTCGTCGACATCCACGACCTGTTCGTCGAGCGCTTCGACGCCGGTGCCGCGCATTACCTGCATCGGGACGCATGGCTGCCGGTCCGGCGCCGGCGCGAAAGCATCGCGGTTCGCGGCGGCGCCACGCAGGAGATCGAGGTGATCGAGACATCGCACGGCCCGGTGATCGCCGGCGATCCGCTGTCGGGCCACGCCATCGCACTGCGCTCCGTGCAGTTCGCCGAGGCTGACCTGTCCTTCGATTGCCTGCCGCGCATGCTGCGCGCAGGGACCGTGCCGGACCTGTTCGAGGCGACGCGCGGCTGGGGCCTGATCGACCACAACCTGGTGGCGGCGGATACCGCCGGGCGGATTGGCCACCTCGTGCGCGCGATGGTGCCGCGCCGGCCGCGCGCGAATGGCTGGCTGCCCGTGCCGGGCTGGACCGGCGCGCATGATTGGCAGGGCTGGATTCCGTTCGAGGCCATGCCGCGCCAGATCGACCCCGCCGGCGGCGTCATCGTCACCGCCAACAACCGCGTCGTCGCCGATAGCGGGCCCGACTACCTCTGCACCGATTGCCACCCGCCGACCCGGGCGCGGCGGATTGCAGCGTTGCTCGCAGAGCCTGCGACGATGCCGGAGGCGATTCATGCGGACACGCTCTCGGCCAACGCCGTCCTGCTGCGCGGCAAAGTCGGGGCCCTGCCCGCATCGGCCGATCCCGCTGTCGCCGCGCTGCGCGACAGGCTGCTCGCCTGGGATGGTCGCATGGCGCAGGGCAGCACAGCCGCCAGCGACTACATCGCCGTGCGGCTTGCCTTGACGCGCATCCTTGCCGAGCGCAGCGGCCTCGGCACGCTGACCGGCAGCGCGCTGCTGACCGTGCCGCCCGGCGTCGTTCCGCTCAACCAGCTGTGGTGGACGCTGCCCGCGCTGCTGCGCGCCGACGATGCGACACTGCTCGGCGGATGGACCTGGACGCAGGCGCTGCAGGCCGCGCTGGCCGCTGCCGCGGCCGACCCCATCGCGGCGCAGCCCTGGGGCGAGGCGCATCGGCCACATCTTGCGCATCCGCTCTCGGCCTTGTTTCCGGACGCGGCGACGCTGCTAAATGCGCCGGCGCGCGCGATCGGCGGGGATGGCGACACGGTCTTCGCCAACGGCCTGCTGCCCTCCGGCGGGCCGCGCGCAACCTATGGCGCGCTCGCCCGGTACGTCTTCGACGTCGGCGACTGGGAGAAGTCGCGCTGGACGGTATTCCACGGCGCCTCGGGCCATCCGGGCAGCGCGCACTACACCGACCAGCACGCGGCCTGGGCCGAGGCGCGCCTCACACCGATGCGCTACGGCTGGGAGGCGATCGCCGCCTCGGCCAGTGCGCGGCAGGCACTCACGCCGCGCTGA